The DNA region AATATTATCGTGGTATGGAAGGCGGTATTCTCGAAGCCTTTGGTAAGTTATTCCCTGATAATACCCGCTTGTTTGTCTACCCCGAACGAGATGAAAAAGACGAGCTCAATGACTTAAATACTGTCAGTGTTCCCAATAATCTACGCTATTTATTCCGCCATGTAATCGATAATGGTTTTATCACCAGTATTGAATCTAGCAATCCTGATTTGTTCAATATTTTTTCTCGTGAAATTTTACAGCAAATTTGTCGAGGTCAAGGAGAATGGGTGGACGCGGTTCCAGAAGCTGTCAGTAAGGTCATTATGGAACAAAAATTATTCGGCTATCGTGGATAATAACAGCATATAAATGTGACGCTATCACTGCGTTGCTATCACTAAGTTAAATCTCTTATCATTAATTGATTTCATTTTTAGTTTTATTACGCAAAAAACGATTTAGTACACTATCTTATAGAATGGCTAACCTAATTTGGTTAGCCATTTTTTTTACAGATAATTTTTCTCCATTATCCATTCACTACGACTTAAGAAATGTTAACTCACCCGTCCCTTTTAACGATAGGAACTTGCGATTGTTACAGATATTATCTTTATCCATGGTTATATTAGGGATCAGTATGCTGGTCTTCAGCTTAAGATCAGTAAATGAAATATGTATTAAGGATAATACTAGTGGTTGGCGCATCCTTAGAGCACTGATCATCTTTTTCGTATTGGGTTATATGGGGATATTTTATTACCTGTGTAAACAATCTGATTTTATAATATCCGATGTCATATTTTGTATTATCATGTTGTTTGGTGGTGCATTTGTGGTCTTAGTGACTCGGCTAAGTTTATTGAGTTTACTGAAAGTTGAAAAACTTATCATCAATGAACGCACTATTGCTCTACACGATAGCTTAACAGGCTTACCAAACCGCCAATACTTAATGAATTCATTAAGTCATCATGTCAAAATTGGTTTTCCATTTAGTCTATTAATGATTGATTTAAATCGCTTTAAACAAGTCAATGATGCATTAGGACACTATTATGGTGATTTACTGTTAATCGAAGTCGGTAACAATGTGGCTGAACAGTTACCCCATGACGCCCAGCTATTTAGATTAGGCGGGGACGAATTTGCCGTGATTGTCACTCAAAGCGAATTACCAAAAGTAGAAGAAACAATCAATGCTATTCATCATGCGCTTGAGAGTGCATTTTGCATTGAGAGTTATGATTTATTAGTGGGTGCGAGTGTTGGTGTTAGTCATTATCCAAGCCAGGCGAGTGAAATAGGTCAACTACTACAACAAGCTGATATTGCAATGTATGCCAGTAAAAAAATGGCAACTGAATATACCCTCTATGACAATACCCTTGAAAGCAATGCTGTTGAAAAAGTCAATATTAGTGCCTCGTTAAAACGCGCTATTGAAAATCAAGAGTTTGAACTCTGGTATCAACCTATTATTAACCTTAGTGACAATAATCTGTATGGTGTTGAAGCGCTTATTCGCTGGCCTCGAACAGATGGAAGTTATACCGCACCTAACCTATTTATACATATTGCCGAACAAACGACACTGATAAACCAGATAACCGATTGGGTTATGCTGCAAGTATCAAAAGACATGGAATATTTTGACTCCCTGAGTGTATCTTTGTGTATTCATATCAACTTATCCGCGAAAGATTTGCAAGATCCAAAGCTTATCGAGAAAACGAGCGCATTACTAAAGAATAACCTTTCATCACAACAAGTCATGTTTGAAATTACCGAAAGTGCGATGATGACTAACATTGAACAAGTTAAAACAACCATGGCAGTGATTACTGCAGCAGGCGGAACGTTCAGTATTGATGATTTTGGTACCGGATTTTCATCCCTAGAACTATTACGTGACCTGCCCGTTAAACAAATTAAAATTGATCGTTCTTTCATCAGTAATATTCATCATAAAGATGCTGATCTAGCCATCGTTAAATCAGTGATATTTTTATCGCAACACCTAGAATGTGTGGTGGTAGCTGAAGGTGTAGAACAATTAGAGACAGTCAATATCCTCAAATCATTGGGTTGTGACTTAGCTCAAGGTTACTACTACGCTAAACCTATGCCAACAAAAGATTTCAGAAACTTTATCAAAAATAAAGGGCATATTCCTCATGACAAAGCTCTACAAATCAATGAGCTGATTAGGTGATCTAGATCATAATTTAACCGGTAATTATAACTTAATCTCATCAGTCATGAACTATGGTTTGGTTAAATAACATTAGAATTTACTAGTAAGTATTTATATATCAATAAAACCGATTAGTGGAACCTAAAAATTTCATTTTTATATGTAAT from Shewanella polaris includes:
- a CDS encoding putative bifunctional diguanylate cyclase/phosphodiesterase; the protein is MLVFSLRSVNEICIKDNTSGWRILRALIIFFVLGYMGIFYYLCKQSDFIISDVIFCIIMLFGGAFVVLVTRLSLLSLLKVEKLIINERTIALHDSLTGLPNRQYLMNSLSHHVKIGFPFSLLMIDLNRFKQVNDALGHYYGDLLLIEVGNNVAEQLPHDAQLFRLGGDEFAVIVTQSELPKVEETINAIHHALESAFCIESYDLLVGASVGVSHYPSQASEIGQLLQQADIAMYASKKMATEYTLYDNTLESNAVEKVNISASLKRAIENQEFELWYQPIINLSDNNLYGVEALIRWPRTDGSYTAPNLFIHIAEQTTLINQITDWVMLQVSKDMEYFDSLSVSLCIHINLSAKDLQDPKLIEKTSALLKNNLSSQQVMFEITESAMMTNIEQVKTTMAVITAAGGTFSIDDFGTGFSSLELLRDLPVKQIKIDRSFISNIHHKDADLAIVKSVIFLSQHLECVVVAEGVEQLETVNILKSLGCDLAQGYYYAKPMPTKDFRNFIKNKGHIPHDKALQINELIR